A window of Callospermophilus lateralis isolate mCalLat2 chromosome 13, mCalLat2.hap1, whole genome shotgun sequence contains these coding sequences:
- the LOC143387846 gene encoding regucalcin-like codes for MSHIRELPACTVQQPSPDDQENGTENRALTALSSSQAMASPRIEAVIQERHRMGECPMWEEETRQLVFVDINTRTVCWWNPLSGGGDPVGCVALHREGSYVVASGTCLGLLDWEKGQVEWAAWLDRDKPHNRFNDGKVDPAGSTMPEASAPGVWEPGQGSLYTLYADRSVVRQLDQLGIPNGLDWSLDHHTLYHVDGLDYSVRFYDYDVQTGGLANPRLVCQLEPEQGMPDELFMDTTETLWMACIDGGRVIRMDAETGTRLCNLEMPVSRVTSCCFGGADYSDLYVTSAADSLSPEQLLREPQAGHVFKVLGLGVRGLASCHFSG; via the exons ATGTCACACATCCGGGAGCTCCCAGCCTGCACGGTCCAGCAGCCCTCACCTGATGACCAGGAGAATGGGACAGAGAACAGGGCACTCACAGCCCTGTCCTCCTCCCAGGCCATGGCGTCCCCCAGGATAGAGGCTGTCATCCAGGAGAGGCACAGGATGGGGGAGTGTCCCATGTGGGAAGAGGAGACCAGGCAGCTGGTGTTTGTGGACATCAACACCAGGACTGTGTGTTGGTGGAACCCACTCTCTGGGGGAG GAGACCCTGTTGGCTGTGTGGCTCTGCACAGAGAGGGCAGCTACGTGGTGGCCTCTGgcacctgccttggcctcctggacTGGGAGAAGGGGCAGGTGGAGTGGGCGGCCTGGCTGGACAGGGACAAGCCCCACAACAGGTTCAACGACGGGAAGGTGGACCCCGCTGGGAG CACCATGCCAGAGGCGTCCGCCCCAGGAGTGTGGGAGCCGGGGCAGGGCTCCCTGTACACACTTTATGCTGACCGCTCCGTGGTCAGACAGCTGGACCAGCTGGGCATCCCCAACGGGCTGGACTGGTCCCTGGACCATCACACTCTCTACCACGTGGACGGCCTGGACTACTCTGTACGGTTCTATGACTACGACGTGCAGACAGGAGGCCTGG CAAACCCACGACTGGTGTGCCAGCTGGAGCCAGAGCAAGGCATGCCAGATGAGCTGTTCATGGACACCACGGAGACACTCTGGATGGCCTGCATTGATGGAGGCAGGGTGATCCGCATGGACGCCGAGACAG GGACGCGGCTGTGCAACCTGGAGATGCCAGTGTCCAGGGTGACGTCCTGCTGTTTCGGAGGGGCTGACTACTCCGACCTGTACGTGACCTCTGCAGCGGACAGCCTGAGTCCAGAGCAGCTGTTGCGGGAGCCGCAGGCAGGACACGTCTTCAAG GTCCTGGGCCTGGGGGTGAGAGGCCTTGCATCCTGCCACTTCTCTGGCTGA